In the genome of Impatiens glandulifera chromosome 6, dImpGla2.1, whole genome shotgun sequence, the window CATCTTTGGATAATTGTCATGCTCAAGTGTTGTTACGATACAATTTAACTTTTtcatgtaaatatattttaatgaataatttaaCTTGAAAATTGATAATgagtgttaaaaaaaaattgaatactATTCCAAAATATCTATAAAAGCGTTTCGAACCAAACGACaaacatatattcaaataatgaaGGTTTGATTGTTTCCTTTGATATCCTATGGTTTGACAGTTTATATTTGGATAATATAGGTAGATCCCTTTTGTTAATTGACATTACAAGTAATTGATTTTGGATGTATTTTTGCTGAAGGAATACGCTGGGAAGAATAAACATTGGTCGAGATTGATTACAATGTCACCAACAACTCATTTCGAGATTTAACCTGTGAAACCTATTGTTTATTCGAAAAGTTGTAAGAAAATACTGTTGGAAATGGATTATGACATGCTTATTTggtataatttaattagaaaaaggAGTCAGGTTAAAGTATCTTGAAATCAATAAATTGAGTGACTTTTTCATAGGGGAGGCACCAACTTTGAAATATTAACCAATTTCTTTGGTACGTGGGTATTCGCCTCCACATTCAattgagtgcatttccatcgaAAATGATGTTCCTCCAATAATATTCAACGCCACTTCGAACTCTAAAAAAAGCTATGGCGTTCCGCTccaaaaaatatgataaacaataGCGGCAAAGAAACACTTAAAAGACGTGTGAAGTGAATACATCACCCTTGACTTTGATGAGAGCAACATCTTATGGGCAGCCCAAAGAAGGTGATCTATGGTCTCCTCATTTTCCACACATAAAATACAAATTGAATTCGGAATGTTCATGCATGTACCTCTTAATTCGATAATGTGTATTAAGTCTTTCACAAAACGTCAACCACAAGATGAATTGATTTCTAGGAATAAGTTTTGAAGACCATACCAAATCAAACCATGGTACTGAGTTGATGTTATAAAGatcaaatatatgttttttcagTAGGTAACAAATCACCTTAATTCATTTTGGTATGTTTTTTCCCTGTAATTTTAGAATATGGTTGATACAGTTACATTTCTTTGTGTTAGACAATTTGAACTAGGATAAGGAAAGGTTTGAGTCTGAATTCAAGATTTGTGTTTTCCTGTGATTGAATTgaatgaatgaagaaatggaTCAAATGTAGAATGTATTTGGCAATGAATCTAGGAAATCTTGAACAATCAATATCAATAATGAAGTGAGCTAGTTTGGAATACTTTACATGATAGAGGAAATGTTATACAATTTTTCtactttaattatatacttaatttattgATTCTAAAGAGTTTGTTGGATAATGTCCAATCATGTTTGGATTCTCGTGGTTAATGTCCTCGATACAATTTGTTTCTTCAtgtatatacttaatttattcaaCTCTAAGTAGTTTGTCATATTCACATCTTGTTTGCATCATATACATTAATGTCTCGAGTTTGTCTCATAAAAAAACGTATAATTGGATTCCCCTCTCACCGGCAAATGTGGTTGCGCTGATCAAGGCtttcaaaatcgagagtttacatAGAATCGTTAGCcagttgtaaactcgtaaaatctagagtttacgtgaaatcgtaagagtttaatttgaaaaaataatagttatatattattattatttatatatataattaagtattttatacttaaccaatttaaaaaaattatgaggagggaatttagtgagggaatttggtgagagaatgacgtggcatcaccttcattggttgaaaaatgtaaaagtgggaggaaagagggaaaatggagaaattatttgattttttcagtgaataagattatgccacgtcattccctcacttaatcatttctcaaaaattatatactttaatataaaattaattaaaaaataatattaaataaataacactataaaaaattataattacaaaattagttatattaattaattaatttaaataaataataactttattttttaatttttaaatataaatttaattattttaaaataaaatcgtataaaatcgtaaaatcgaaattatttataaactcgtaaaattgtaaaatcttattatcgtaaatatataatcgtaagagtttacctatttaagagtttacttaaaatcagactcgttaacctaacgtgaaatcgtaaaatcgtaagattttaagagttaacttGAGATTTTAACAGCGTTGGTGCTAATAATTGATTATTGATTCCCTTTCACAATTATGTATTTTCTACATTTTCTCTTACAAGAGAAGAAGCTAAAAGCAAACTCCAACTTTGACATGAATTAGGATtccaaaattattaaacttccaCTATGATAGAGAAATATCTCAGTTTCCATACTAATTTGTACAAAGGTTTGCGCTGTTTTTTCTATGTTACACATTCTCCTTCAATTTTATGAAATCTTTAATTTTggagtttttttataatataagaacttcaatttaaaacagATTTAGTGAAAACTAAACACAAGACATTTAAcgtattaaacattatttttagcgtttgaataatttatcatttaatttaattgcaTATGTTTTCATGACTTCTAATTCtaattaggggtgttcaatatttggtatATATTTCCATATTGTCGTCGTCAACACAATTTTACTTCCGTCGTTCAATTGCCGAATATTGAcggtatttttttataatttaagtagataagatatctttaacaacttttttattttgttaactcttttaagaaaaattctttaatcttatatgtagatgatgttcaatatttggtctgaatcGACCAAATTcgaatcgaattcgaatttattcaaatcggttcgATTTCcgaattttcttaaaaaataaaattcaaaaaattcgaaccgaaaaccgaaccgatgaacaccctaCTTCTAATCggttaaaaaattgtataacgTTTCTTCTACTTTTTctcttttacatttattttatttttaatttttcattgttacaatttttttaaaattatgtatatattgttttattattggaCAATTTTCATAGAAGATATCTGATAATATAATGATGGTTTTGAAAATTATACTTTTACAAAAACATaacttacaaaaaataattaaggttTGTTTCTTAAAAGAAATTAACTTACAACTATATTTAAAgccattaataataaaaatattatgtattcaagtacaaatttgtttgaaataaaatattgtatacttttaaatattataaaataataaaagatgtcATTTGAACGAGAGTAAAAAGACATaaagacaaaattaaaaataaaaattgggcaaattaaaattaaatatgtgtaAACTAGTATTCTTTTGAAGGTCGTAACTTTTGAGCCCGCAGTTGAACTTGAAACCCTAGTTATGCCTATTTGGTGAGGAGTCTCTGTAGAAGATATCTCTGTTGCCGGAATGAGTGTCGGCTCCGTTTAAGGGTGTGTATCTAAATCCTGAGCCTGCAGTGAGAAACCCTAATACAAACTATAGCTACTATAGTGAGAAACCCTAGTACAAACTATAGCTGTTCTTTCATTGTCCGATCTGTAGAAGATGTCTTTGTTGCCGGATGAGATTCTAGCTGACATTCTTTGCCGGTTGCCTGTCAAGTGTCTGCTCCGTTTAAGGTGTGTATCTAAATTCTGGCTTTCCCTAATCAGTAGCTCCCATTTCGTTAAATTGCATCTGAGCCGATCAGTTCAAACCAAGAACAACCTCCGTATTTTTATGTGGAAAGACAATATTTATCGGGTGGATTTTGATCCCCTCAACGAAGGCTTTCTTCAACCGGCGGCGGTCGATTACCTTCCGTTGAGTTGTCCTGTGATGTCTTTGATTATGGAAATGCGTTTTTCAGATTATGATTATGATGGTGGAATTTTGCTTTGCGGGTCTTGTGATGGTTTACTCTGCGTGTCAAATGCCATTTCCATTAACACTGTCTTATTATGGAATCCATCAACGAGAAAATCTATAAAATTGCCTTACCCATTTGTTGATCTCCGAGATAAGTATGACATTGTCTACAACTGTATTTATCGATTCGGCTACGATAACACCAACGATGATTACAAGGTTGTGAGAATTGTGtttcatttaaacatttttaaagcACTCATCTGTACCGATTATGAGTTGAATGTTTATAGCTTGAAATCAAATTTGTGGCATACGTCAGAGACGTTTCCTCACTGTCCGAAGTTGGAGAGCTTCGGAGATTCAATAGTTAGTGGAGCTCTGCACTGGATCTCGATCTCGTCTGTGGAATCGGATACAGAAAAGAAAATCTTGATTGTTGCCTTTAATCTTGGGACAGAGAAATACCGAGTAATTCCACCGCCAGAGTTTGTTGGACCTCATTTTCGTTTAAATTTGGATAATTTAAATGGATGTCTTTCGCTAAGTTGTCATTACGAGTCATCGTTTGTGGATGTATTTTTGCTAAAGGAATATGGTGGGGGAAATGAATATTGGTCGAAATTGATTACAATATCACCAACAAATCATTTTGTATCTTTTCACACTGTGAAACCTATTACTTATTCAAAATGTGGTAAGAAAGTACTCTTGAACATTGATTTTCTGAGAtttatttggtataatttaGAACAACAGTCATTCAAGGAAATTAAGGATCATGGTATGGAAGATTTATCAGAAGTACACATTTGCCTTGAAAGTTTCGTCTCTGTCGATGTTCCACCAGCTGTGTGCATCTAATACTAAAAatcatcaagaagaagagaaaatgaatCTGTGagtaaactaaattaatttgatttacaaATAGAAAATGAGTTTCTCTTTAATCTCTAGATTATGGGTTTTGTAGGAACAATTACTTATCAAAGGGTTCAAGTTGGTTCTATAATTTCTACAAGGTATCTagattaataatcaaatatatgtattttatactattttgcTCATTATCTTTACAATGGTGGATTAGTATAAAGAGAaagtttttgaattttgatgattaagctaatatgattatttattatttgtaaacaCATTTTTGGTCGTATTTATCGTATATTTAACACGTGGATTCAGACGAGATCCATAAAGAGAAGTATTTCCAAATATGCTCATTGTCGTGCTTAATTCCCTTTATCATGTCTTTTCGTTCGCGATTTTAGAATATTGAGAACTTTTTGCGGGTCAGACAACATTAAGCAAGATTTGATGAGGGGTTGAGTCtaaattcaatatttgtttttttgtcaCAGAAAAGGATGGATGTGCTGGAGTGCTGAAGAAAATTGATGAAGAAACAGATTAAATGTTAGAGGCTTTAAAGTAAAGTTAAGTAAATGTTTGCTTAATGCTTGTTTTTGGATTCATGGTGTATTGTTAGTGTATACTAAAAACATTGGAATCTTGAATTAGAATAAGTTTGAATGGCAGTGGCAAAGACCATT includes:
- the LOC124942960 gene encoding F-box protein CPR1-like, which produces MSLLPDEILADILCRLPVKCLLRLRCVSKFWLSLISSSHFVKLHLSRSVQTKNNLRIFMWKDNIYRVDFDPLNEGFLQPAAVDYLPLSCPVMSLIMEMRFSDYDYDGGILLCGSCDGLLCVSNAISINTVLLWNPSTRKSIKLPYPFVDLRDKYDIVYNCIYRFGYDNTNDDYKVVRIVFHLNIFKALICTDYELNVYSLKSNLWHTSETFPHCPKLESFGDSIVSGALHWISISSVESDTEKKILIVAFNLGTEKYRVIPPPEFVGPHFRLNLDNLNGCLSLSCHYESSFVDVFLLKEYGGGNEYWSKLITISPTNHFVSFHTVKPITYSKCEQQSFKEIKDHGMEDLSEVHICLESFVSVDVPPADGQEKDIVGLLEKTTVGEDNENEEKTDGLLMEMEKIVQDGEKNFERKRTASKALLSPYIVPRPRKKTIVLDPMSTCNEQLRKEFKKEFAKGARFKNVQLSDGIGDLKFFTTILRLNKWLTDVEMNAAICLLRARAFAYPKSYPADFTILDCQFGPLITSYYDDFVADSVDPEKPAGHTFSEVIYHYHWGLVTEPAVLRL